Below is a window of Mucilaginibacter sp. PAMC 26640 DNA.
AGGCAGTTACAGATAGTAAAACAAGCAATAAGACTATTATTTTTTTCATCAATCTTTTAACTGGTTTAATTTATCGGGATCGATGGTTTTATAACGGCGGTATACGTTTAAGATTATGGCCAGGGCCACGGCAGTTGTTGCGGCCGCCAGTACGATGGCAAACAGGGCAAACATTTGTCCCCCGTTGTTCACGCGGTCATACCGGCCAAAAGCTACCAGGTTGAGGATTGCGGCATTCAGCATCAGTTCAATACCGATCAGGATCTGGATCGCGTTCTTTTTGGATACGATGATGAACAAACCGATGCAAAACAGCACAGCGCTCACCAGCATAAAATCCTGCAGGGTGATCATGGCCTAACCTCCTCTTTCCGCGACAAGTGCGCCGCCCCTACCAATGCAATCATCAGCAATACCGAGATCACCTCGAAAGGCAGCAGGTAATTCGTCATTAAATTAACACCGATATTATTGATGGTAGATTCATTCACCGGAATAACGTTCTTTGCCGCTTTAGCGGCTTTTATCCAGGATAACTGTGGTGCATCGGCCTTCAACACCACGTTAACCATCACCACCAGGAATAACCCGGCCAGGATGAGCGACGGTAAGTTACCAAAGCTTATAAACCGGTTCTTCTGTTGTTCGATAGCGGCCAATGCCTCTTTACCCGAAAGCATAAAGGTAAACAGGATCAGCACGAGGATGCCGCCTACATAAACTACGATCTGGGTTACCGCTACAAAATCGGCCATTGCTAAAACGTACAACCCTGCCAACCCAAACAGGGTAACAAAGAACATAAAGATACTGCGTACCAGGTTACCGCTCACCGCCACCACCAATGCCGACCCCAGCGTTACCAAGGCCATTACATAAAACATTAGCTGCACTAAACTCATGCGCCCCCTCCCTTTGCCTTCGCGGCAGCTAATTTGGCGGCTTGCTTTTCGGCCTGCTGTTTTTCCAATAGCATCCGCTTTTCCGCAGCCACTTCGGGCGACATGTCCGAAAATTCGTAGGTAAGATCGCTTAGTTCAAATACGGTGCGGTCGTATTGGTTCGTCATCACAATGCACTCGGTTGGGCATACAATGGTACACAGGCCGCAATACATGCACTTCGCCATATCGATGTCAAACTTGGCGGCGTACAGCAGCTTTTTAGAACCGTCGGATGTCTCGCCAATGGAACCTTCAGTTGATTTGATGGATTCGATGTCGATGCAATTAACCGGGCAGATCTTGGCGCAAAGGTCGCACACTATGCAGTCGTCAATTTCCACGTCCAGCTGATATCGCCCAACCTCGGGCGATGGCAGTGCCTGCTTAGGATACTGAATGGTGTTGGTATCCTCCAGTTGCTTAAAGTAGTTGTTATCGGAAATCGACAGTACCTCGCGCTTATGGTTACCCGCAAAGAGGTACTTCACGGTGAGGGTGAGCCCCCGCCATGCCGTTGTAAAACCGTTTAATACTTTATTTATCATCATTATTTGGGATTTCACCGATTTTAGGCGATCTCACCGATTATCTGTTTCTAATTTCTTGTCTGCTTGATTCCAACATCACATTACCCATAGCCGCCACACGCCGGATATCAGCATGCAGGCAAATGCTATTGGCGTTAATACCTTCCAGCAAAGGTTCATCAGCTGGTCTACCCGTAAACGGGGCAATGTCCACCTGATCCACATTTGTACACCAACCAGGCCTATGGTTTTCAGCAGGATCCAAATGATCCCCCAGGCCGTGCCGGTTGTCCAGGTAGCCAACGTTACTGAACCAATATTTGGCAGCGGCGTATTCCAGGCCCCCAGGAACAGGATCACCCCAACCATCGATACCAGGTACATCATGCTGTACTCCGCTAAAAACACCAGCGCAAATTGCAGCCCGGTAAATTCTGTATGAAAGCCAGCTACCAGTTCCGATTCGCCTTCCGGGATATCAAACGGCGCGCGGTTGCTCTCCGCGAGCGAGGCGATAAAATAAATTACAAAGGCAATGATGAGATGCGGTGCCCGGAAGATGTTCCATGACAATATTCCGCCTACATTCGTCACATCCCAATAACCTAAAAACTTAATTTTTTCAGCTGCTAATATACCCTGCTGCATCGCAATATCCTGCAGATTAAGCGTCTGCGCTACCATCACCACGGCTATCAGCGCAAAGCCTGCCGGAATTTCATAGGAGATGATCTGCGCTGCCGACCGCATAGCGCCGAGGATCGCATATTTATTGTTAGATCCCCAGCCCGCCATCAGGATGCCAAGGGTTTCGATAGAGATGATCGCAAAAATGTAATAGAGCCCGATATTGATCTTTGCCGGCAACAAGCCAGGGGCCCAGGGCAAGGCTGCAAAACCTAAATAAACGGCTATAAAAATAATAGCCGGAGCCATCAGGAACAGGATCTTGTCAGCTGCTGCCGGAATAATGAGTTCCTTTTGCACCATTTTTAACATATCTGCCAATACCTGTAAGGAGCCATATTTACCCGTTTCAGTCGGGCCAAGCCGGTTCTGAATAAACGCACTCACCTTACGCTCCGCGTATACGCCAATCATGGTAAACAAGCCCACAAAAGCAAATAAACCGAAGGCAATGAGGAAATATGTAAAGTAAAAATTCAAGTGCGTTTTGCTTTTGCTGCAAACTTAATAAATGCGGGGGATAGTTGACTTTTTTAGTAGTGCTTTTTTGGTTGTGACGATTTTTTGTGAAGGCTAAACCGCAATTTCTCGATATCGTTCAATCCATTGCGCTCATCGGCTAATCTTCCACATCCATCTGCACATCTGAAATCTGCGCATCCGCACATTTACCGCTTACATCCACACTCTCGCTCTTCACTTCGGTACCAAAAAATTGGGACGCATGATGATCGAATTCCGCGGTGTCATCTATGGTGGTATAAAACCTAAGACTCCCTGTTTTGCTGATGTGCTCCTCCATATCGGGGTGGCGTTGGAGGTAGTCAACCAGGCTTGTAGCTACTATATCTCCCTGGGCAACTACGTTTACATGAGCAGGCAACTGCGCTTCTATTTTATCCAGCAAGAGCGGGTAGTGCGTACATGCCAGGAGGATGGTATCAATATTGGCGGATTGCTCTTTTAACTGATCAAGATAATGTTTCACATAGTAGTCTGCACCGGGCTTATCGTACTCGCCATTTTCTATCAGCGGCACCCAAAGCGGGCAGGCTTGCTGGTAAACTTTCAGTTCGGGCGCAAAATGTTCAATCTCTAATAAATACGATCCGCTTTGTACCGTGCCCTTGGTACCTAATACACCGATCTCTTTTGTTTGGGTGTAACTAGCAATTACTTCCGCGGTTGGGCGGATAACGCCCAGCACCCGCCTGTCTGCATGCTCTTTTGGCAAATCCTGCTGCTGTATGGTACGCAGGGCCTTAGCAGATGCCGTATTGCAGGCCAGTATCACCAGCGGGCAGCCTTGCTTAAACATCCATTGCACGCACTCCCAGGTATATTGGTGGATGGTATTGAATGACCGGTTACCATAGGGCGCACGCCCGTTATCGCCCAGATAAATATAATCATAGCCGGGCAATTGACTCACAATTGACCTGAACACGGTTAAACCGCCAATACCTGAATCAAATACGCCTATCGGGCTACCATTTACCATAGTACACAAAAATAAAAAAAGCGCCCCGGTTAAGGGCGCTTTATAAATAATATAAATTCTTATTGAGCTTACTTCAAGCCTAATTTAAGCTTCACAGCAGCCATCAGGTCATCAGCATCAGGTGATACGATCAAATCTGTTTGTGATGAGTTCAATACGTAAGCATAACCTTTTTCTTTAGCAACGGTAGCAATTGCCGCACGTGCTTTATCAACCAATGGCTTGGTTAACTCATTACCTTTAGCTTCTACTTGTTGCTGTGCAGTTGTCTGGTACTCCTGTACCCGTCTGTTTAGGTCGTTAAGTTCACCTTCAGCAACAGTTTTAGCTGCATCTGTCATGGTTGCTCTTTTTTCCTGGTAAGCTTTACCTTTTGTTTGCAACTCGTTGTTCAATGTAGTTAACTGATCTATAAAAGTTTTTTTATAGACATCAATTTGCGAAGAAAGTGTTTTAGTCTCTGGCATAAGGCCTACCAGCTGCTCAAAATTAATATGGCCTATTTTATTCTGGGCCTGGGCAAAGTTGCCTGCAAATAACATTCCTGCTGCAACTAAAGCAACTTTAAATAATTTTTTCATTGTTTTTTTTGTTCTGTTCTGTTGTTTAATAATAGTTCGCGAATTTATATAAAATTTTTATTTGGCA
It encodes the following:
- a CDS encoding NADH dehydrogenase, translating into MSLVQLMFYVMALVTLGSALVVAVSGNLVRSIFMFFVTLFGLAGLYVLAMADFVAVTQIVVYVGGILVLILFTFMLSGKEALAAIEQQKNRFISFGNLPSLILAGLFLVVMVNVVLKADAPQLSWIKAAKAAKNVIPVNESTINNIGVNLMTNYLLPFEVISVLLMIALVGAAHLSRKEEVRP
- a CDS encoding glutamate racemase; translated protein: MVNGSPIGVFDSGIGGLTVFRSIVSQLPGYDYIYLGDNGRAPYGNRSFNTIHQYTWECVQWMFKQGCPLVILACNTASAKALRTIQQQDLPKEHADRRVLGVIRPTAEVIASYTQTKEIGVLGTKGTVQSGSYLLEIEHFAPELKVYQQACPLWVPLIENGEYDKPGADYYVKHYLDQLKEQSANIDTILLACTHYPLLLDKIEAQLPAHVNVVAQGDIVATSLVDYLQRHPDMEEHISKTGSLRFYTTIDDTAEFDHHASQFFGTEVKSESVDVSGKCADAQISDVQMDVED
- a CDS encoding NADH-quinone oxidoreductase subunit K, coding for MITLQDFMLVSAVLFCIGLFIIVSKKNAIQILIGIELMLNAAILNLVAFGRYDRVNNGGQMFALFAIVLAAATTAVALAIILNVYRRYKTIDPDKLNQLKD
- a CDS encoding NADH-quinone oxidoreductase subunit H — protein: MNFYFTYFLIAFGLFAFVGLFTMIGVYAERKVSAFIQNRLGPTETGKYGSLQVLADMLKMVQKELIIPAAADKILFLMAPAIIFIAVYLGFAALPWAPGLLPAKINIGLYYIFAIISIETLGILMAGWGSNNKYAILGAMRSAAQIISYEIPAGFALIAVVMVAQTLNLQDIAMQQGILAAEKIKFLGYWDVTNVGGILSWNIFRAPHLIIAFVIYFIASLAESNRAPFDIPEGESELVAGFHTEFTGLQFALVFLAEYSMMYLVSMVGVILFLGAWNTPLPNIGSVTLATWTTGTAWGIIWILLKTIGLVGVQMWIRWTLPRLRVDQLMNLCWKVLTPIAFACMLISGVWRLWVM
- a CDS encoding 4Fe-4S ferredoxin: MMMINKVLNGFTTAWRGLTLTVKYLFAGNHKREVLSISDNNYFKQLEDTNTIQYPKQALPSPEVGRYQLDVEIDDCIVCDLCAKICPVNCIDIESIKSTEGSIGETSDGSKKLLYAAKFDIDMAKCMYCGLCTIVCPTECIVMTNQYDRTVFELSDLTYEFSDMSPEVAAEKRMLLEKQQAEKQAAKLAAAKAKGGGA